In the genome of Streptomyces sp. NBC_00190, one region contains:
- the ftsR gene encoding transcriptional regulator FtsR — protein sequence MLRTPTGGAAKNGTAGTSGPAGQLVSIGTVLTTLRDEFPEVTISKIRFLEAEGLVEPRRTPSGYRKFSTEDVERLAHILRLQRDHYLPLKVIREQLDALARGEQIRIPAPTPHGESVDPAGPAAVYGEVGRERPTLARVGRAELIAAAEVDEVQLVEWESYGLLAEVPGGGFDAEAVTVARLVADLGRFGLEPRHLRAMKAAADREAGLIEQIVAPLRRHRNPQTRAHAEATTRELAGLSVRLHEALVQTALGVRLP from the coding sequence ATGCTGCGTACCCCGACCGGCGGTGCCGCGAAGAACGGCACCGCCGGCACCTCCGGACCGGCCGGGCAGCTGGTGAGCATCGGCACGGTGCTCACCACACTGCGTGACGAGTTCCCCGAAGTCACGATCTCGAAGATCCGCTTCCTGGAGGCGGAGGGGCTCGTGGAGCCCCGGCGCACGCCTTCCGGATATCGCAAGTTCAGCACCGAGGACGTGGAGCGGCTGGCCCACATCCTGCGGCTGCAGCGCGACCATTACCTGCCGCTGAAGGTCATCCGGGAGCAGCTCGACGCGCTCGCGCGCGGTGAGCAGATCCGCATCCCGGCGCCCACGCCGCACGGCGAATCCGTGGATCCCGCAGGCCCCGCGGCCGTGTACGGCGAGGTGGGCCGGGAGCGGCCCACCTTGGCCCGGGTGGGCCGGGCCGAACTGATCGCGGCAGCCGAGGTGGACGAGGTCCAGCTGGTCGAATGGGAGTCGTACGGGCTGCTCGCCGAGGTACCCGGCGGCGGATTCGACGCCGAGGCGGTCACCGTGGCCCGGCTGGTGGCTGATCTCGGGCGGTTCGGGCTGGAGCCGCGGCACCTGCGCGCGATGAAGGCCGCCGCGGACCGGGAGGCGGGCCTGATCGAGCAGATCGTGGCGCCGCTGCGACGGCACCGCAATCCCCAGACCAGGGCGCATGCGGAAGCCACGACGAGGGAGCTCGCGGGGCTCTCCGTCAGGCTGCACGAAGCCCTCGTGCAGACCGCCCTC
- a CDS encoding PTS sugar transporter subunit IIA, which yields MTSVTSPLAGRAIGLAAVPDPVFSGAMVGPGTAIDPVREPSEAVSPVDGVIVSLHPHAYVVVDGEGHGVLTHLGIDTVQLNGEGFELLVNKGDTVTRGQAVIRWNPAAVEAAGKSPICPVVALEATADSLSAVVESGDVKADDALFSWQ from the coding sequence ATGACCAGCGTGACGTCCCCACTTGCCGGGCGCGCCATCGGACTCGCGGCAGTGCCCGATCCGGTGTTCTCCGGCGCGATGGTGGGACCGGGCACCGCTATTGATCCCGTGCGCGAGCCCTCGGAGGCGGTGTCCCCCGTCGACGGTGTGATCGTCTCCCTGCACCCGCACGCGTACGTAGTAGTCGACGGCGAAGGCCACGGTGTGCTCACGCACCTGGGGATCGACACCGTTCAGCTGAACGGCGAGGGCTTCGAGCTGCTCGTCAACAAGGGCGACACCGTGACCCGTGGTCAGGCCGTCATCCGTTGGAACCCGGCCGCGGTCGAGGCCGCGGGCAAGTCCCCCATCTGTCCCGTCGTGGCGCTCGAAGCAACTGCCGACTCCCTCTCCGCCGTCGTCGAGTCCGGGGACGTAAAGGCTGACGACGCTCTCTTCAGCTGGCAGTGA
- a CDS encoding DUF881 domain-containing protein, protein MCGMSQPPLNRTSASPAPGRPDASMSLLTHVMDNSLDEGYAEASARREADGTAGLPRTLKAKLALAAGLVLAAGVVTLGAAEARISAPVLAKERQELIDRVQRADDRANGLERDIDRLRTDVADRQRAALKQPGGGQGMLVALLSGATDVRGPGIKLVVDDAKGASSGDGGGPRESAGFSDTGRVRDRDMQKIVNGLWQSGAEAISINGQRLTALSAIRAAGDAILVDNRPLVPPYEVLAVGDKKRLGTAFQDSADGQYLHVLQESYGIRYTLSAADEVRLPAASSLTVRTATAAEQQKGAS, encoded by the coding sequence ATGTGCGGCATGTCGCAGCCGCCCCTCAACCGGACTTCGGCCTCTCCTGCGCCCGGGCGCCCGGACGCCTCCATGTCGCTGCTGACGCACGTGATGGACAACAGCCTCGACGAGGGCTATGCGGAGGCATCGGCCCGGCGTGAGGCGGACGGTACGGCGGGACTCCCGCGCACCCTGAAGGCCAAGCTGGCGCTCGCCGCCGGGCTCGTGCTGGCCGCCGGGGTCGTCACGCTCGGTGCCGCCGAGGCGCGGATATCCGCGCCGGTGCTGGCCAAGGAGCGTCAGGAACTGATCGACCGCGTGCAGCGGGCCGATGATCGCGCGAACGGCCTGGAGCGGGACATCGATCGTCTGCGGACCGATGTCGCCGACCGCCAGCGTGCCGCGCTCAAGCAGCCGGGCGGGGGCCAGGGCATGCTCGTCGCGCTGCTGTCCGGTGCAACGGACGTGCGCGGTCCGGGGATCAAGCTGGTCGTCGACGATGCGAAGGGCGCCTCGTCGGGCGACGGAGGGGGACCGCGCGAGAGCGCCGGCTTCTCGGACACAGGCCGGGTCCGCGACCGCGACATGCAGAAGATCGTCAACGGGCTGTGGCAGTCCGGGGCGGAGGCGATCTCCATCAACGGGCAGCGGCTGACCGCGCTGTCGGCGATCAGGGCCGCGGGTGACGCGATACTGGTCGACAACAGGCCGCTCGTGCCGCCGTACGAGGTGCTGGCGGTGGGGGACAAGAAGCGGCTCGGCACCGCGTTCCAGGACTCGGCGGACGGCCAGTACCTGCACGTGCTGCAGGAGAGCTACGGGATCCGTTACACGCTGTCCGCCGCGGACGAGGTGCGGCTGCCGGCCGCGTCGAGCCTGACCGTACGTACAGCTACAGCAGCAGAGCAGCAGAAGGGTGCATCGTGA
- a CDS encoding small basic family protein, protein MIAVLGLLAGVVVGLLVRPEVPAVVEPYLPIAVVAALDAVFGGLRAMLDGIFVDKVFVVSFLSNVVVAALIVFLGDKLGVGSQLSTGVVVVLGIRIFSNAAAIRRHVFRA, encoded by the coding sequence GTGATCGCGGTACTGGGCCTCTTGGCCGGAGTGGTGGTCGGACTTCTGGTCCGCCCCGAAGTGCCGGCCGTGGTGGAGCCTTATCTGCCGATCGCCGTGGTGGCGGCGCTGGACGCGGTGTTCGGGGGCTTGCGCGCGATGCTGGACGGCATCTTCGTGGACAAGGTCTTCGTGGTGTCGTTCCTGTCGAACGTGGTCGTCGCCGCGCTGATCGTCTTCCTCGGAGACAAGCTGGGTGTCGGCTCGCAGCTGTCCACGGGCGTGGTCGTGGTCCTCGGCATCCGCATCTTCTCCAACGCCGCGGCCATCCGCCGGCACGTCTTCCGGGCGTGA
- a CDS encoding DUF881 domain-containing protein, which yields MSTNDTPPERPEESEGSEGPDETKGSNGATGSERPEGPEAPTPPVPPAPAEPQAPQETGRERLAAGLWPPRVSRAQLIVALLLFVLGLGLAIQVRSNSDSSALRGARQEDLVRILDELDGRTKRLEDEKQRLEDQRKELESSSNQAEEARKQTVEKERQLGILAGTVAAQGPGITLKISDPKGQVRSDQLLDTLQELRAAGAEAIQINGVRVVAGSYFSDENGGVGIDGKKITQPYEFRVIGKPQDLEPALNIPGGVVQTLEKEQATVAVTRSAKIVVDALRAAKQPDYARSSS from the coding sequence ATGAGTACGAACGACACTCCGCCGGAGCGCCCCGAGGAGTCCGAGGGGTCGGAGGGGCCCGACGAGACCAAGGGTTCGAACGGAGCCACGGGGTCCGAGAGGCCCGAAGGCCCCGAGGCTCCCACGCCCCCGGTCCCGCCCGCGCCCGCCGAGCCGCAGGCGCCCCAGGAGACGGGCCGGGAGCGTCTCGCTGCCGGGCTGTGGCCGCCGCGGGTGAGCAGGGCGCAACTGATCGTCGCGCTCCTGCTGTTCGTCCTGGGTCTCGGGCTGGCCATCCAGGTCCGGTCGAACAGCGACTCCAGCGCGTTGCGCGGGGCCCGCCAGGAGGACCTCGTACGGATCCTCGACGAGCTCGACGGGCGAACCAAGCGCCTGGAGGACGAGAAGCAGCGGCTGGAGGATCAGCGCAAGGAGCTGGAGAGCAGTTCCAACCAGGCCGAGGAGGCCCGGAAGCAGACGGTGGAGAAGGAGCGCCAACTCGGCATCCTGGCCGGTACGGTGGCAGCTCAGGGGCCCGGCATCACGCTGAAGATCTCCGATCCCAAGGGTCAGGTGCGGTCCGACCAGTTGCTGGACACGCTTCAGGAGCTGCGGGCGGCCGGCGCCGAGGCGATCCAGATCAACGGCGTGCGCGTGGTGGCGGGCTCGTACTTCTCGGACGAGAACGGCGGGGTCGGGATCGACGGTAAGAAGATCACACAGCCCTACGAGTTCAGGGTGATCGGCAAGCCGCAGGATCTGGAGCCCGCGCTCAACATCCCCGGCGGTGTCGTCCAGACGCTGGAGAAGGAACAGGCGACCGTTGCCGTCACACGGTCGGCGAAGATCGTTGTGGATGCCTTGCGGGCTGCGAAGCAGCCTGACTACGCTCGGTCGTCATCGTGA
- a CDS encoding FHA domain-containing protein, giving the protein MHSEFVLPHGRVCFGQGESPVKLFEKLFGKKNREESGAARHRAGQGEAEGQGDRPLFRDEVAGAGDISGAHGASAVDPAGTGRIGFGDPSTSSAGGGFAPDPYATNASAGQPRREEPSMSAEQICSRCGHRSDAASRFCSNCGAPLRAGLTPERASETTSTISISGLEAYEAEVSGQQHVSSSLSPEAQAAVEALPPGSALLIVRRGPNSGSRFLLDGELTTAGRHPQSDIFLDDVTVSRRHVEFRRSQDGGFTVADVGSLNGTYVNREPIDSVALHNGDEVQIGKYRLVFYASLRGI; this is encoded by the coding sequence TTGCATTCGGAGTTCGTCCTGCCCCACGGGCGGGTCTGTTTCGGTCAAGGGGAATCGCCCGTGAAGTTGTTTGAGAAGTTGTTCGGCAAGAAGAACCGCGAGGAAAGCGGCGCGGCACGTCACCGCGCCGGCCAGGGTGAGGCCGAAGGCCAGGGCGACCGGCCGCTCTTCCGTGACGAGGTCGCGGGCGCGGGCGACATTTCGGGCGCCCACGGCGCGTCGGCTGTTGACCCTGCTGGTACCGGACGCATAGGTTTCGGTGATCCGTCAACCTCAAGTGCGGGTGGAGGGTTTGCCCCCGACCCGTATGCCACCAATGCCTCCGCGGGGCAGCCGCGGCGCGAGGAGCCGTCCATGTCGGCCGAGCAGATTTGCAGCAGGTGCGGACACCGCAGCGATGCGGCCAGCCGGTTCTGCTCCAACTGCGGCGCGCCGCTGCGGGCGGGTCTGACGCCGGAGCGTGCCTCGGAGACCACGTCCACCATCTCGATCTCGGGCCTCGAGGCCTACGAGGCCGAGGTGTCGGGACAACAGCACGTGTCGTCCTCGCTGTCCCCCGAGGCCCAGGCCGCGGTGGAAGCGCTGCCCCCCGGTTCCGCCCTGCTCATCGTGCGGCGCGGCCCCAACTCCGGTAGCCGCTTCCTGCTGGACGGTGAGCTGACCACGGCCGGCCGGCACCCGCAGAGCGACATCTTCCTGGACGACGTCACCGTCTCCCGGCGCCATGTCGAATTCCGCCGGAGCCAGGACGGCGGCTTCACCGTCGCCGATGTCGGCAGCCTCAACGGCACGTACGTGAACCGTGAGCCGATCGACTCCGTCGCGCTGCACAACGGCGACGAGGTGCAGATCGGCAAGTACCGGCTGGTCTTCTACGCGAGCCTGCGAGGCATCTGA
- a CDS encoding CDP-alcohol phosphatidyltransferase family protein gives MEVQETRVQTDRIFTIPNILSMARLAGVPLFLWLILVEYDGWALAVLMLSGVSDYLDGKLARRWNQISNLGRLLDPAADRLYILSTLFGLTYREILPLWLTGALIARELMLLVMVWILRRHGYPPPQVNFLGKAATFNLMYAFPLLLLSDGTGWLAWMGSVFGWAFAGWGTTLYWWAGVLYVVQVRRLVKADATAD, from the coding sequence GTGGAGGTCCAGGAGACTCGGGTTCAGACTGACCGAATTTTCACCATTCCGAACATCCTGAGCATGGCTCGCTTGGCCGGCGTACCCCTGTTCCTCTGGCTGATCCTGGTCGAGTACGACGGGTGGGCTCTGGCCGTCCTCATGCTCAGCGGGGTCAGCGACTACCTCGACGGGAAGCTCGCCCGGCGCTGGAATCAGATCAGCAACCTCGGCCGACTGCTCGATCCGGCCGCGGACCGGCTCTACATCCTGTCGACGCTGTTCGGTTTGACGTATCGCGAGATTCTGCCTCTGTGGCTCACCGGCGCCCTGATCGCGCGCGAGCTGATGCTGCTGGTCATGGTGTGGATCCTGCGCCGCCACGGCTATCCCCCGCCGCAGGTGAACTTCCTCGGCAAGGCCGCCACGTTCAACCTGATGTACGCGTTCCCGTTGCTTCTCCTCAGTGATGGCACGGGCTGGTTGGCCTGGATGGGGTCAGTTTTCGGATGGGCGTTCGCGGGATGGGGTACAACTCTGTATTGGTGGGCAGGAGTGCTGTACGTGGTGCAGGTCCGCCGTCTGGTGAAGGCGGACGCCACGGCCGATTGA
- the ptsP gene encoding phosphoenolpyruvate--protein phosphotransferase: METTLRGVGVSHGVAIGEVRHMGTAVLEPPARQITADEAEREQGRARKAVEAVSADLTARGQLAGGEAQHVLEAQAMIATDPELMADVDRRIAVGSTAERGIYDAFASYRDLLAGAGEYMAGRVADLDDVRNRIVARLLGVPMPGVPDSDEPYVLIARDLAPADTALLDPTLVLGFVTEEGGPTSHSAILARALGVPAIVALPGAGEIAEGTIIAVDGSTGDLFVEPSDEKRAELEAAAAERKAALAASSGPGATSDGHKVPLLANVGGPADVPAAVEAGAEGVGLFRTEFLFLDDSKKAPSEEKQIESYRKVLEAFPEGRVVVRVLDAGADKPLDFLTPADEPNPALGVRGLRSLLDHPDVLRTQLTALAKAAEGLPVYLEVMAPMVADRTDAKAFADACRAAGLKAKFGAMVEIPSAALRARSILQEVEFLSLGTNDLAQYAFAADRQVGAVSRLQDPWQPALLDLIAMSADAARAEGKSCGVCGEAASDPLLACVLTGLGVTSLSMGAASIPYVRATLAKYTLAQCERAAAAARACDSADEARVAAQAVLSGE; the protein is encoded by the coding sequence ATGGAGACAACGCTGCGAGGCGTCGGCGTGAGCCACGGGGTGGCTATCGGCGAAGTCCGGCACATGGGTACGGCGGTTCTCGAGCCGCCGGCCAGGCAGATCACCGCGGACGAGGCGGAGCGCGAACAGGGGCGCGCCCGCAAGGCCGTGGAGGCTGTATCGGCCGACCTGACCGCGCGCGGCCAGCTGGCGGGCGGCGAGGCCCAGCACGTTCTCGAGGCCCAGGCGATGATCGCCACGGACCCCGAGCTGATGGCGGACGTCGACCGGCGGATCGCCGTCGGCAGCACCGCCGAGCGCGGTATCTACGACGCGTTCGCCTCCTACCGTGACCTGCTCGCGGGGGCCGGCGAGTACATGGCCGGCCGGGTGGCCGACCTGGACGACGTACGGAACCGCATCGTGGCGCGCCTGCTCGGCGTTCCGATGCCGGGTGTGCCCGACAGCGACGAGCCGTACGTGCTGATCGCGCGGGACCTTGCCCCCGCCGACACCGCTCTGCTCGACCCGACCCTGGTCCTCGGCTTCGTCACCGAGGAAGGCGGCCCGACGAGCCACAGTGCGATCCTCGCGCGGGCGCTGGGCGTCCCGGCGATCGTGGCGCTGCCGGGGGCCGGTGAGATCGCCGAGGGTACGATCATCGCCGTCGACGGCAGCACGGGTGACCTGTTCGTCGAGCCGAGCGACGAGAAGCGGGCCGAGCTGGAGGCCGCGGCCGCCGAGCGCAAGGCCGCTCTCGCCGCGTCGTCCGGTCCGGGCGCGACCTCCGACGGTCACAAGGTGCCGCTTCTGGCCAATGTCGGCGGTCCGGCGGACGTGCCGGCTGCCGTGGAGGCCGGGGCGGAGGGTGTGGGCCTGTTCCGCACCGAGTTCCTGTTCCTGGACGACAGCAAGAAGGCTCCGTCCGAGGAGAAGCAGATCGAGTCCTACCGCAAGGTGCTCGAAGCCTTCCCCGAGGGCCGTGTCGTCGTACGCGTCCTGGACGCCGGCGCGGACAAGCCGCTGGACTTCCTGACCCCCGCCGACGAGCCGAACCCGGCACTGGGTGTCCGTGGTCTGCGCTCGCTGCTCGACCACCCGGATGTACTGCGTACGCAGCTCACCGCGCTGGCCAAGGCCGCCGAGGGGCTGCCCGTCTACCTCGAGGTCATGGCCCCGATGGTGGCGGACCGGACCGACGCCAAGGCGTTCGCGGACGCGTGCCGCGCGGCCGGGCTGAAGGCGAAGTTCGGCGCCATGGTGGAGATCCCCTCCGCCGCGCTCCGGGCGCGCTCGATCCTCCAGGAGGTCGAGTTCCTGTCGTTGGGCACCAACGACCTCGCCCAGTACGCTTTCGCCGCCGACCGTCAGGTCGGTGCGGTGTCGCGGCTGCAGGACCCTTGGCAGCCGGCACTGCTCGACCTGATCGCCATGTCGGCCGATGCCGCCAGGGCGGAGGGCAAGAGCTGTGGTGTCTGTGGCGAGGCCGCTTCGGACCCGCTGCTGGCCTGTGTGCTGACGGGTCTGGGCGTCACCTCTCTGTCGATGGGTGCCGCTTCCATTCCGTACGTGCGGGCGACGCTCGCCAAGTACACCCTGGCGCAGTGCGAGCGCGCCGCAGCCGCGGCGCGTGCGTGCGACAGCGCGGACGAGGCCCGCGTGGCCGCCCAGGCGGTGCTCTCCGGCGAGTAG
- a CDS encoding mannose-1-phosphate guanyltransferase, which produces MKAVVMAGGEGTRLRPMTSSMPKPLLPVANRPIMEHVLRLLKRHGLSETVVTVQFLASLVKNYFGDGEELGMELTYANEEKPLGTAGSVKNAEEALKDDTFLVISGDALTDFDLTDLIRFHKEKGGLVTVCLTRVPNPLEFGITIVDEQGKVERFLEKPTWGQVFSDTINTGIYVMEPEIFDYVDADVSVDWSGDVFPQLMKEGRPIYGYVAEGYWEDVGTHESYVKAQADVLEGKVQIDMDGFEISPGVWIAEGAEVSPDAVLRGPLYVGDYAKVEAGVEIREHTVVGSNVVVKSGAFLHRAVVHDNVYIGPHSNLRGCVIGKNTDIMRSARIEDGAVIGDECLVGEESIIQGNVRVYPFKTIEAGAFVNTSVIWESRGQAHLFGTRGVSGILNVEITPELVVRLAGAYATTLKKGATVTTARDHSRGARALKRAVISALQASAINVRDLENVPLPVARQQTARGSAGGIVLRTSPGVPDSVDIMFLDERGADLSLQGQRKLDRVYARQEYRRAFPGEIGDLQFPGSVFDAYTGSLLRRVDTTGIGDAGLKVVVDASNGSAGLVLPSLLGRLGVDALTINPGLDESRPTETGESRRAGLVRLGEIVASARAAFGVRFDPVGERISLVDERGRIIEDDRALLVMLDLVAAEKRSGKVALPVTTTRVAEQVAAYHGTQVEWTTTSPDDLTRVGRAENTIFGGDGRGGFIVPEFSSVFDGSAAFVQLLGLVARTQLTLSQIDARIPRAHVLKRDVPTPWAVKGLVMRRVVEAAGERQVDTTDGVRVVEADGRWALVLPDPAEAVTHLWAEGPDDATAQALLDEWAGVVDGAGH; this is translated from the coding sequence ATGAAGGCCGTCGTGATGGCCGGTGGTGAAGGCACCCGCCTTCGCCCCATGACCTCGAGCATGCCCAAGCCGCTCCTGCCGGTGGCCAACCGGCCGATCATGGAGCATGTGCTCAGGCTGCTCAAGCGGCACGGGCTCAGCGAGACCGTGGTCACCGTGCAGTTCCTGGCGTCGCTCGTCAAGAACTACTTCGGTGACGGCGAAGAGCTCGGAATGGAGCTCACCTATGCCAACGAGGAGAAGCCACTCGGGACCGCCGGCAGCGTGAAGAACGCCGAGGAGGCCTTGAAGGACGACACGTTCCTCGTGATCTCCGGCGATGCGCTCACCGACTTCGACCTCACCGACCTCATCCGGTTCCACAAGGAAAAGGGCGGGCTCGTCACGGTCTGCCTGACCCGGGTGCCCAACCCGCTGGAATTCGGCATCACCATCGTGGACGAGCAAGGCAAGGTCGAACGCTTCCTCGAGAAGCCGACCTGGGGCCAGGTCTTCTCGGACACCATCAACACCGGCATCTACGTGATGGAGCCGGAAATCTTCGACTACGTCGACGCCGACGTCTCGGTCGACTGGTCCGGCGACGTCTTCCCGCAGCTGATGAAGGAAGGCCGGCCGATCTACGGCTACGTGGCCGAGGGCTACTGGGAGGACGTCGGCACCCACGAGAGCTACGTCAAGGCCCAGGCCGACGTGCTCGAAGGCAAGGTCCAGATCGACATGGACGGCTTCGAGATCTCGCCCGGGGTGTGGATCGCCGAAGGGGCCGAGGTGAGCCCGGACGCGGTGCTGCGCGGGCCGCTGTACGTCGGGGACTACGCCAAGGTCGAGGCGGGCGTCGAGATCCGCGAGCACACGGTCGTCGGATCGAACGTCGTCGTCAAGAGCGGCGCCTTCCTGCACAGGGCCGTCGTCCACGACAACGTGTACATCGGACCCCACAGCAATCTCCGCGGCTGTGTCATCGGCAAGAACACCGACATCATGCGGTCCGCCAGGATCGAGGACGGCGCAGTCATCGGCGACGAGTGCCTCGTCGGTGAGGAATCGATCATCCAGGGCAATGTGCGGGTCTACCCGTTCAAGACGATCGAGGCCGGCGCGTTCGTCAACACGTCGGTGATCTGGGAGTCCCGCGGACAGGCACATCTGTTCGGCACGCGCGGTGTCTCCGGGATCCTGAACGTGGAGATCACCCCCGAGCTGGTCGTCCGGCTCGCGGGTGCCTATGCGACGACCCTGAAGAAGGGTGCGACGGTCACCACCGCCCGTGACCACTCCCGAGGCGCCAGAGCGCTCAAGCGGGCCGTGATCTCGGCGCTCCAGGCGAGCGCCATCAACGTGCGCGACCTGGAGAACGTACCGCTGCCCGTCGCGCGGCAGCAGACCGCACGCGGCAGCGCGGGCGGGATCGTACTGCGGACCTCGCCGGGAGTACCGGACTCCGTGGACATCATGTTCCTCGACGAGCGGGGGGCGGACCTCTCGCTCCAGGGACAGCGCAAGCTCGACCGGGTGTACGCGCGCCAGGAGTACCGGCGGGCGTTCCCCGGAGAGATCGGTGACCTGCAGTTCCCGGGCAGCGTCTTCGACGCCTACACGGGTTCGCTGCTGCGGCGGGTCGACACCACCGGGATCGGCGACGCCGGGCTCAAGGTCGTCGTGGACGCCTCCAACGGCAGCGCCGGACTCGTACTACCCAGCCTGCTCGGCCGGCTCGGGGTGGACGCGCTGACGATCAATCCCGGGCTCGACGAGTCCAGGCCGACGGAAACCGGCGAGTCCCGGCGGGCCGGGCTGGTACGGCTCGGCGAGATCGTGGCCTCGGCGCGGGCCGCCTTCGGCGTGCGCTTCGACCCCGTCGGCGAGCGGATCTCCCTCGTGGACGAGCGCGGGCGGATCATCGAGGACGACCGGGCGCTGCTGGTGATGCTCGACCTGGTGGCCGCGGAGAAGCGCAGCGGCAAGGTCGCGCTGCCGGTGACCACGACGCGTGTCGCCGAGCAGGTGGCCGCGTACCACGGCACGCAGGTGGAGTGGACGACGACCTCGCCCGACGACCTGACCCGGGTGGGCCGGGCCGAGAACACCATCTTCGGCGGTGACGGGCGCGGCGGGTTCATCGTTCCCGAGTTCAGCAGCGTCTTCGACGGGTCGGCGGCCTTCGTACAGCTGCTCGGGCTGGTGGCGCGTACCCAGCTCACCCTGAGCCAGATCGACGCGCGCATTCCGCGGGCCCACGTGCTCAAGCGGGACGTGCCGACGCCGTGGGCGGTCAAGGGGCTCGTGATGCGCAGGGTCGTGGAAGCCGCGGGCGAGCGGCAGGTGGACACCACCGACGGCGTGCGGGTCGTGGAGGCCGACGGGCGGTGGGCGCTGGTCCTGCCGGACCCGGCCGAGGCCGTCACCCATCTGTGGGCCGAAGGTCCCGACGACGCCACGGCGCAAGCCCTGCTCGACGAGTGGGCGGGCGTCGTGGACGGCGCAGGGCACTGA